From a single Syngnathus scovelli strain Florida chromosome 2, RoL_Ssco_1.2, whole genome shotgun sequence genomic region:
- the pfdn4 gene encoding prefoldin subunit 4, translating into MAATIKSTTGVEDVNVTFEDQQKINKFARSTNRMAELNKEIEAKKKSLQNLEDASDDLLLFDDDSLLIPYQIGDVFISHTQEESQEMLEAAKEALKQEVKELDDRVSTIQQLLSDLKVQLYAKFGNNINLEADES; encoded by the exons ATGGCTGCAACCATAAAATCAACAACC GGGGTCGAAGATGTCAATGTCACTTTTGAAGACCAGCAGAAGATCAACAAGTTTGCCAGGAGCACGAATCGAATGGCAGAGCTAAACAAAGAAATTGAGGCAAAGAAG AAATCACTGCAGAATTTGGAGGACGCCAGCGACGACCTATTATTGTTTGACGATGACTCACTTTTGATCCCTTATCAAATCGGTGACGTTTTCATTAGTCACACGCAGGAAGAATCGCAAGAGATGCTGGAGGCTGCCAAG GAAGCATTGAAGCAGGAGGTCAAAGAGCTTGATGACCGAGTGTCAACCATCCAGCAACTGTTGTCGGATCTGAAGGTGCAGCTCTACGCCAAGTTCGGTAACAACATCAACTTGGAGGCGGATGAAAGCTGA